The proteins below come from a single Chitinophaga pinensis DSM 2588 genomic window:
- a CDS encoding lysylphosphatidylglycerol synthase transmembrane domain-containing protein, with amino-acid sequence MPKFLKFICFLAIGLGLVWLVTHNLTDKEKDDIFSSLERANYWLLIPVIIVGIASHWYRAVRWKLIMEPLGYHPSTLNTFFAVMVGYLANLAVPRLGEVTRCGIVARYEKIPVDKLVGTMIAERAVDMLLLLILMVITVVIQIDVIGGLFLNEIWIPIENKLGAAGSSRSLILAGIAVGVILLGIIGFRLISRSSIGIKIRALAHGVWDGIRSIGKMEKKGWFIFYSILIWAMYFAMMYLGFYCMEETRYLGLKAALAVLIIGSVGMIVTPGGTGAYQFLVQRTLMVYGVLDTSAYAFGWIVWSAQTLLVLIVGLGSLIALPLLNKSQEASGSKELGIKNL; translated from the coding sequence ATGCCCAAATTTTTGAAGTTTATCTGCTTTTTAGCCATTGGGCTGGGATTAGTTTGGCTCGTTACACATAATCTTACAGATAAGGAAAAGGATGATATCTTCAGTTCACTGGAGCGCGCCAATTACTGGCTGCTGATTCCCGTGATCATCGTCGGTATTGCCAGCCACTGGTACAGAGCTGTACGCTGGAAACTGATTATGGAGCCGCTGGGTTATCATCCCAGTACCCTGAATACCTTCTTTGCCGTCATGGTAGGTTACCTGGCCAATCTGGCTGTACCCCGTCTGGGCGAAGTGACCCGTTGCGGTATCGTAGCGCGGTATGAAAAGATACCGGTTGACAAACTCGTAGGTACCATGATCGCTGAACGTGCAGTGGATATGCTGTTGCTGCTGATCCTGATGGTCATCACCGTTGTTATCCAGATAGACGTCATAGGCGGTCTGTTTCTTAACGAGATATGGATTCCTATTGAAAACAAGCTGGGTGCCGCCGGCAGTTCCCGCTCGCTTATCCTTGCAGGAATAGCGGTTGGCGTAATCCTGCTGGGCATTATCGGCTTCCGCCTGATCTCCCGTTCCAGTATCGGTATCAAGATCCGTGCACTGGCCCACGGCGTATGGGACGGTATCCGCTCCATCGGTAAAATGGAAAAGAAAGGCTGGTTCATCTTCTACTCTATATTAATCTGGGCGATGTACTTCGCCATGATGTACCTGGGCTTCTATTGTATGGAAGAAACCCGCTACCTCGGCTTAAAAGCTGCCCTGGCAGTACTGATCATCGGTAGCGTAGGTATGATCGTTACTCCAGGTGGTACCGGTGCTTATCAGTTCCTGGTACAACGCACACTAATGGTATATGGCGTACTCGATACTTCCGCCTACGCCTTCGGCTGGATCGTATGGTCTGCCCAAACCTTACTGGTACTGATCGTAGGACTAGGTAGTCTGATTGCACTTCCCTTGTTGAATAAGTCACAGGAAGCAAGCGGTAGTAAAGAATTAGGAATTAAGAATCTATAG
- the panD gene encoding aspartate 1-decarboxylase, translating to MHIEVLKSKIHRAVITEANLQYVGSITIDEDLMDAANVIEYEKVQVVNVNNGERLETYIIKGKRGSGVVCMNGPAARLCAVGDIVIIISYASMDFEEAKKHTPIAIFPKENNKL from the coding sequence ATGCATATTGAAGTACTGAAAAGTAAGATCCACCGCGCAGTAATCACTGAAGCAAACCTGCAATACGTAGGAAGCATTACTATTGATGAAGATCTCATGGACGCTGCGAACGTTATTGAATACGAAAAAGTACAGGTAGTTAACGTGAACAATGGAGAACGCCTGGAAACCTATATCATAAAAGGCAAACGCGGTTCAGGCGTTGTCTGTATGAATGGCCCCGCTGCCCGCCTCTGTGCGGTTGGCGATATAGTGATCATTATCTCTTATGCGTCTATGGACTTTGAGGAGGCTAAAAAACATACTCCTATTGCCATATTCCCGAAAGAAAATAATAAATTGTAA
- the panC gene encoding pantoate--beta-alanine ligase, translating to MYLFKRKDDLGRLLSTARKEGKRIGFVPTMGALHEGHLSLIAAAKENSDLVVCSIFVNPTQFNDPADFEKYPITIDQDVTLLTAAGNDVLFLPSVQEMYPNGLAPEMHYDFGPLETILEGAHRPGHFQGVGQVVHKLLGLVQPDKLFMGQKDFQQCLIINRLIKVLQLDVELVICPTKREEDGLAMSSRNLRLNPAERQNALHISRALNGIKAHIHDAPLKELSAQGIGELESNGFDVDYLEMVSIQPDGNISFPATPGTDPLYAVVAAKETSSGVRLIDNMQVN from the coding sequence ATGTATCTGTTCAAGCGGAAAGACGATCTCGGAAGGCTTTTATCAACAGCCAGGAAAGAAGGCAAACGTATTGGTTTTGTGCCTACTATGGGGGCATTACACGAAGGGCACCTGTCCCTTATCGCCGCGGCAAAAGAAAATAGCGATCTGGTAGTTTGCAGCATATTTGTCAATCCTACACAGTTTAATGATCCGGCCGACTTTGAAAAATACCCTATCACTATAGATCAGGACGTTACCCTGCTTACTGCCGCCGGTAATGATGTACTGTTCCTGCCATCTGTGCAGGAAATGTACCCTAACGGACTGGCGCCCGAGATGCACTATGACTTCGGACCACTTGAAACTATACTCGAAGGGGCACACCGTCCGGGCCATTTCCAGGGTGTCGGGCAGGTAGTGCATAAACTACTGGGCCTGGTACAACCTGACAAACTCTTCATGGGACAGAAAGATTTTCAGCAATGCCTGATTATCAACCGCTTGATCAAAGTACTCCAGCTGGATGTAGAACTGGTCATCTGCCCTACTAAGCGAGAGGAAGACGGATTGGCCATGAGCAGCCGTAATCTTCGCCTCAATCCGGCCGAAAGACAAAACGCCCTCCACATCTCCCGGGCACTGAATGGTATCAAGGCGCATATCCACGACGCTCCTTTGAAGGAACTCTCGGCGCAGGGTATCGGCGAACTGGAAAGCAATGGTTTCGATGTAGACTACCTGGAAATGGTGTCTATACAACCGGATGGAAACATCAGCTTCCCTGCAACCCCTGGTACCGACCCTTTATATGCAGTTGTCGCCGCAAAGGAAACAAGCAGCGGTGTCAGACTGATAGATAACATGCAGGTCAACTGA
- a CDS encoding glycogen/starch synthase, whose product MSTKKRILFIAQEMSPYLELTDYANMVNKMAIKSNESGLEVRVIMPRFGIINERRHRLHEVVRLSGINIVIEGDDYPLIIKVASLPNARLQVYFLDNEDYFKRKTLFTDENEQFYDDNAARAVFFCKGALETVKKFGWPPDIIHCSGWMTSLIPLYLKTAYKKEPVFAHSKVVYSMEPNSFKEKLGAGFVKKATISTQIKEKDLELYKEGTNSALNRGAGKYADAVILAGEKTEKKVVDELKAEKGKIILPYKKDNEDLADYLQLYTQLLGK is encoded by the coding sequence ATGTCCACAAAGAAACGAATTCTTTTTATTGCTCAGGAAATGTCGCCATATCTGGAATTAACAGATTATGCGAACATGGTCAATAAAATGGCAATTAAGTCCAATGAGTCCGGTCTGGAAGTGCGGGTGATCATGCCCCGGTTTGGCATTATCAACGAGAGAAGGCACCGGTTACACGAGGTGGTAAGACTGTCTGGCATTAACATTGTGATTGAGGGTGACGATTATCCATTGATTATCAAAGTAGCTTCTTTGCCGAACGCCCGTTTACAGGTGTATTTCCTGGATAACGAGGACTATTTCAAGCGTAAAACCTTATTTACGGATGAAAACGAGCAATTCTACGACGATAATGCAGCCCGTGCAGTATTTTTCTGTAAAGGAGCATTGGAAACGGTGAAGAAGTTCGGCTGGCCGCCTGACATTATTCACTGCAGCGGATGGATGACTTCGTTGATCCCTTTATATCTGAAGACTGCCTACAAGAAAGAACCGGTATTTGCCCACTCTAAAGTGGTTTACTCCATGGAGCCGAACAGCTTTAAGGAAAAACTCGGCGCCGGCTTCGTTAAAAAGGCAACCATCAGCACCCAGATCAAAGAAAAAGACCTGGAACTGTATAAAGAAGGTACCAACAGTGCACTGAACAGAGGCGCAGGTAAATACGCCGATGCAGTGATACTGGCCGGAGAAAAAACTGAAAAGAAAGTTGTAGATGAACTGAAGGCGGAGAAAGGCAAGATCATCCTTCCTTACAAAAAGGATAACGAGGATCTGGCAGACTACCTGCAGCTGTATACACAACTACTCGGAAAATAA
- the metK gene encoding methionine adenosyltransferase, whose amino-acid sequence MPYLFTSESVSEGHPDKVADQISDALIDHFLAYDATSKVACETLVTTGQVVLAGEVKSEAYLDVQEIAREVIRKIGYTKSEYMFEANSCGIFSAIHEQSPDINQGVERKNPEEQGAGDQGMMFGYATRETENYMPLALDLAHKLLIELAAVRRENKEIAYLRPDAKSQVTIEYSDDNKPVRIDTIVISTQHDDFDAEGTMLAKIKEDMINILIPRVKAQLKPELQALFNDQITYHINPTGKFVIGGPHGDTGLTGRKIIVDTYGGKGAHGGGAFSGKDPSKVDRSAAYATRHIAKNLVAAGLCDEVLVQVSYAIGVAKPCGLFIDTRGTAKVKMTDGEIARKVEEIFDLRPYAIEQRLKLRNPIYSDTAAYGHMGRDSKVVSKVFNKGKKNEKKVEVELFTWEKLDYVEKVKAAFGL is encoded by the coding sequence ATGCCTTATTTATTTACCTCAGAATCCGTTTCCGAAGGCCATCCGGATAAAGTGGCCGATCAGATATCAGATGCATTAATAGATCATTTCCTTGCCTATGACGCAACTTCGAAAGTAGCTTGTGAAACATTGGTAACAACTGGTCAGGTGGTATTGGCCGGTGAAGTTAAATCTGAAGCTTACCTGGATGTGCAGGAAATTGCTCGTGAGGTAATCCGTAAGATCGGCTATACGAAGAGTGAATATATGTTCGAAGCTAACTCCTGTGGTATCTTCTCTGCTATTCATGAGCAGTCTCCGGATATCAACCAGGGTGTTGAGCGTAAAAACCCGGAAGAGCAGGGTGCAGGCGACCAGGGTATGATGTTCGGTTACGCTACCCGCGAAACTGAAAACTATATGCCACTGGCACTCGATCTGGCACATAAACTCCTGATCGAACTCGCAGCCGTACGCCGCGAGAACAAAGAAATCGCTTACCTGCGTCCGGATGCTAAATCACAGGTAACCATCGAGTACTCTGACGATAACAAACCTGTTCGCATAGATACGATCGTTATCTCTACCCAACACGATGATTTCGATGCAGAAGGTACCATGCTGGCGAAGATCAAGGAAGATATGATCAATATCCTGATCCCACGCGTTAAAGCACAGCTGAAACCTGAATTACAGGCGCTCTTCAATGATCAGATCACTTACCACATCAACCCGACCGGTAAATTCGTAATCGGTGGTCCTCACGGTGATACCGGTCTGACCGGCCGTAAGATCATCGTTGATACCTACGGTGGTAAAGGTGCGCACGGTGGTGGTGCATTCTCCGGTAAAGATCCTTCCAAAGTAGACCGCTCCGCAGCCTACGCTACCCGTCACATCGCTAAAAACCTGGTAGCTGCCGGTCTTTGCGATGAAGTACTGGTACAGGTTTCTTACGCGATCGGTGTGGCTAAACCATGTGGTCTGTTCATCGATACCCGCGGTACCGCTAAAGTTAAAATGACCGACGGTGAAATTGCAAGAAAAGTAGAAGAGATCTTCGACCTGCGTCCATATGCTATCGAACAGCGTCTGAAACTGCGTAATCCTATCTATAGCGATACAGCAGCTTACGGTCACATGGGCCGCGACAGCAAAGTAGTCAGCAAAGTGTTTAACAAGGGTAAAAAGAACGAAAAGAAAGTAGAAGTAGAACTGTTTACCTGGGAGAAACTCGACTACGTAGAAAAAGTAAAAGCTGCATTCGGACTGTAA
- a CDS encoding lipocalin family protein — MKYLIPLTVLCGLLSLPCMAQSVDKEAVPGYYIFKSLTFDDPVDINRDGKSSREFADEVNACAIDMVYELNADGTGKYTVGQQEKDCKNKQERTIKWKIRNGKAGGPGAGKTYLVISDADGFDPTPFEIVKQAKNALVIRGEFRDGSDSTASAVLELKKKKP, encoded by the coding sequence ATGAAATACCTGATCCCCTTAACAGTCCTGTGCGGACTGCTTTCCCTGCCATGTATGGCGCAATCGGTTGACAAAGAAGCTGTTCCCGGATATTACATTTTCAAATCGCTGACTTTTGATGATCCTGTGGATATTAACAGGGATGGTAAATCATCCAGAGAATTTGCCGACGAGGTAAATGCCTGCGCCATCGACATGGTGTACGAACTTAATGCCGATGGTACTGGTAAATACACCGTAGGGCAGCAGGAAAAAGACTGTAAAAACAAACAGGAGAGAACGATCAAATGGAAGATCAGAAATGGCAAAGCAGGAGGCCCAGGCGCCGGAAAAACCTACCTGGTGATCAGTGATGCCGATGGCTTTGATCCGACGCCGTTTGAGATCGTTAAACAGGCAAAAAATGCCCTGGTAATCCGTGGTGAGTTCAGAGACGGATCTGACTCCACCGCATCCGCTGTACTTGAATTAAAGAAGAAAAAACCTTAA
- a CDS encoding GMC oxidoreductase, translated as MNLNTKSAQLRTYDAIVIGSGISGGWAAKELCQQGLKTLVLERGRNVEHVKDYPTTLKMPWEFTHGGMNTEKDREEDPIQSAEYDEGNRHFFVRDKDHPYVQEKPFHWIRGYQVGGRSLTWGRQSYRLSDLDFEANSKDGHGIDWPIRYKDLAPWYSYVEQFAGISGQAEGLSQLPDGDFLPPMEMNILEKHFREQVKQRFDGRCVTIGRVANLTRGWNGRTPCQYRNLCSRGCPYGGYFSSNASTLPAAAATGNMTLRPFSIVAEILYDKEKGRANGVRVIDSETKEVIDFYAKIIFLNASTIGSASILLQSTSAEFPQGLGNNNDLVGRHLMDHHFKVGAMGDYHGMEDRYYEGRRPTGIYIPRFRNLDATSSKSDYVRGFGYQGYGEREGWMYTGLTEDGFGKSFKEKFTRPGKWAFWLGAWGETLPYADNRVTLDPALKDKWGLPQAKIAFSIRDNEKAMRKDMQTSAMEMLEASGFSNVSGFDYNYVGGECVHEMGTARMGHDPKTSVLNGNNQLHDVKNVFITDGSCMTSSACQNPSLTYMALTARACDFAVKALKAGDI; from the coding sequence ATGAACCTGAATACGAAAAGCGCACAGCTGCGTACGTATGATGCCATTGTCATAGGATCCGGCATCAGCGGCGGCTGGGCGGCTAAAGAACTATGCCAGCAGGGGTTAAAAACCCTCGTACTTGAAAGAGGTCGCAACGTAGAACATGTAAAGGACTACCCGACTACCTTGAAAATGCCCTGGGAATTTACCCACGGCGGCATGAATACAGAAAAAGACCGCGAAGAGGATCCGATCCAGAGCGCGGAGTATGACGAAGGAAACAGGCATTTTTTTGTACGCGATAAGGACCATCCTTATGTACAGGAAAAGCCCTTCCACTGGATCAGAGGCTATCAGGTAGGTGGACGTTCCCTTACCTGGGGACGTCAGAGTTACCGGCTGAGCGACCTTGATTTTGAGGCCAACAGCAAAGACGGTCACGGCATCGACTGGCCGATCCGTTATAAGGATCTGGCGCCCTGGTACAGTTATGTGGAGCAGTTTGCCGGCATCAGCGGACAAGCCGAAGGGCTTTCGCAGTTGCCGGACGGAGACTTCCTCCCTCCCATGGAAATGAATATCCTGGAGAAACATTTCCGGGAACAGGTAAAGCAACGTTTTGACGGACGTTGTGTGACTATCGGACGCGTCGCCAATCTTACAAGAGGCTGGAATGGACGTACCCCTTGTCAGTACCGTAACCTGTGCAGCCGGGGATGTCCTTACGGCGGATATTTCAGCAGTAATGCGTCTACCCTGCCGGCAGCTGCTGCTACAGGCAACATGACGCTGCGCCCCTTTTCCATCGTGGCAGAAATACTGTACGATAAAGAAAAAGGACGCGCCAACGGTGTGAGAGTGATCGATTCAGAAACAAAAGAAGTGATTGATTTTTATGCGAAGATCATCTTCCTGAACGCCTCTACCATCGGATCGGCATCTATACTGCTGCAATCTACCTCCGCTGAGTTCCCCCAGGGATTAGGCAATAACAATGATCTGGTAGGCAGACACCTCATGGATCATCACTTCAAGGTAGGCGCTATGGGCGATTATCATGGAATGGAAGACCGCTATTATGAAGGAAGAAGACCTACCGGTATTTATATACCCCGCTTCCGTAATCTGGACGCAACATCGTCTAAAAGCGATTACGTACGCGGTTTTGGTTACCAGGGATATGGAGAACGTGAAGGCTGGATGTATACAGGTCTTACAGAAGATGGATTCGGAAAGTCCTTCAAAGAGAAATTCACCCGTCCGGGTAAATGGGCATTCTGGCTGGGCGCATGGGGAGAAACACTTCCTTATGCGGACAACAGGGTGACACTGGATCCGGCACTGAAAGATAAATGGGGATTACCACAGGCGAAGATCGCATTCAGTATCCGCGACAATGAAAAAGCCATGCGGAAGGATATGCAGACCAGTGCCATGGAAATGCTGGAGGCAAGTGGATTCTCCAATGTGTCAGGGTTTGACTATAACTATGTCGGAGGGGAATGCGTACACGAGATGGGGACAGCACGCATGGGGCATGATCCGAAGACATCTGTACTCAACGGAAACAACCAGCTGCATGACGTAAAGAATGTCTTTATCACAGATGGTAGCTGTATGACTTCTTCCGCTTGTCAGAACCCTTCGCTGACCTACATGGCATTGACAGCAAGAGCCTGTGATTTTGCCGTGAAAGCATTAAAAGCAGGAGATATTTAA
- a CDS encoding gluconate 2-dehydrogenase subunit 3 family protein encodes MNRRKAIGGLLLLSGAGAAAWAGIRFRSLYGTPALDKLQQDAYRELITELAETIIPATDTPGAKAAGVTPFIIRMVKDCTPKKEQNRFIEGLEEVDAYARQHYKLAFTRCTTAQQEAVAAHFEKRDRPYKGIAGKISHKVLGDSFFVIMKKYTVIGYCTSMEGATHGLAYDYVPGHYTGSVVLRPGQKAWATE; translated from the coding sequence ATGAACAGAAGAAAAGCCATCGGTGGTCTGCTGCTGCTCTCCGGAGCCGGTGCTGCCGCCTGGGCCGGTATCAGATTTCGCAGCCTTTACGGCACGCCTGCACTGGACAAATTGCAGCAGGATGCTTACCGCGAACTGATCACTGAACTGGCGGAAACGATTATCCCTGCGACGGATACTCCCGGAGCAAAAGCCGCAGGTGTTACGCCCTTTATTATCAGGATGGTCAAAGACTGTACACCAAAAAAAGAACAGAACAGATTTATCGAAGGGCTGGAAGAAGTCGATGCATACGCAAGACAACATTATAAACTGGCATTCACGCGTTGTACAACAGCACAACAGGAAGCGGTAGCCGCTCATTTTGAAAAAAGGGACAGGCCCTATAAGGGCATTGCAGGAAAGATCTCTCACAAAGTACTGGGAGATTCCTTCTTCGTTATCATGAAAAAGTATACGGTCATCGGTTATTGTACTTCTATGGAAGGCGCCACACATGGCCTTGCCTATGATTATGTACCGGGCCATTATACAGGATCAGTCGTACTTAGACCCGGCCAGAAAGCCTGGGCAACTGAATAA
- a CDS encoding acyltransferase family protein has product MQTQPNYIKSLDGIRAIAILLVMAFHFGIIRFGWMGVQLFFVLSGFLISSILLKEKEKPASLPQRLKKFWIRRSLRIFPLYYIYLTVFVIICLFTAFPPGYFHDLPYLYSYTFNLTRITNSWHESPVYTHFWSLCVEEQFYLFFPFVIFLLSRSSLRALLVAVLIAGPVFRWSFGNYLAQSGKTTFEIFDVIYWFPFSHLDAFFTGMAIPLLSLKDRIKRPEWLFVLSGALALFAGLTNYFTESHGHSLPTSMGYNFGDINSYQHVWYYTVLNLCAASLILLLVSSYSSFAGNFIKRILENNILVSIGKVSYGMYILHWVIQTQLVERWIPVSESNKYWLFLLDIPIVYAFALLSFHLIEQRFIQLKDRFTTGNTPVKASTLSTKH; this is encoded by the coding sequence ATGCAAACACAGCCAAATTATATTAAAAGTCTGGACGGCATCCGCGCCATCGCCATCTTACTGGTAATGGCCTTCCATTTCGGTATTATCCGCTTTGGCTGGATGGGTGTGCAGCTTTTCTTTGTGCTGTCGGGATTTCTTATCAGCAGTATCTTACTGAAGGAGAAAGAAAAACCGGCCTCATTACCCCAACGCCTCAAAAAATTCTGGATCAGGAGAAGCCTGCGCATCTTCCCGCTGTATTACATCTATCTGACGGTATTTGTAATCATCTGTCTCTTTACGGCTTTTCCTCCCGGATATTTCCATGACCTGCCCTATTTATATTCCTATACCTTCAATCTGACCAGGATCACGAACAGCTGGCATGAAAGCCCTGTATACACGCATTTCTGGTCTTTATGCGTAGAAGAGCAGTTTTACCTGTTCTTCCCGTTTGTCATCTTCCTGCTGTCCCGGTCTTCACTACGCGCCCTGTTGGTAGCAGTGCTGATCGCAGGCCCGGTTTTTCGCTGGTCATTCGGCAATTACCTGGCACAAAGCGGTAAGACGACTTTTGAGATTTTCGACGTCATTTACTGGTTTCCCTTCAGTCATCTGGATGCCTTCTTTACCGGAATGGCGATTCCCTTATTAAGTCTGAAAGACCGTATCAAACGTCCGGAATGGCTGTTTGTACTGAGTGGTGCCCTTGCCCTGTTTGCCGGACTGACTAACTACTTTACTGAAAGTCACGGTCATTCCCTGCCTACGTCCATGGGTTACAATTTTGGTGACATCAACAGCTATCAGCATGTATGGTATTATACGGTGCTGAATCTCTGTGCTGCCTCACTGATCCTGCTGCTGGTTTCCAGCTATAGCAGCTTCGCCGGCAATTTTATAAAAAGGATATTGGAGAATAACATCCTGGTTTCCATCGGGAAGGTCTCCTACGGTATGTACATTTTGCATTGGGTCATACAAACGCAGCTGGTAGAAAGATGGATCCCTGTCAGCGAAAGCAACAAATACTGGTTATTCCTCCTGGATATTCCCATCGTATATGCTTTTGCGCTACTCAGCTTTCACCTGATAGAACAACGATTTATTCAACTTAAAGACAGGTTCACTACCGGCAACACACCGGTAAAGGCAAGCACACTGAGTACAAAACACTAA
- a CDS encoding TolC family protein has product MKKGLFIIIGLLGCLFANAQRKETSLYIPLIDSPEVAQLKVVLVELAMQNPALKVHDAKLKVNKYETNKAKAGWLNMLQASGNLNEYTLKNNSNNATFFPRYNFSLTVPIGNLITIPNDVKIAKAEKKVIIAMKEEEQLKIKADVLNAYELYAANKKMMELEVPLLEDVYNHYKQTEEKFSSGDKDVSVETLNIAYRSYNEEMVRKVMLERDIRQAKIELERLIGVSFEEAVLQSQARTMSK; this is encoded by the coding sequence ATGAAAAAGGGACTTTTCATTATTATTGGCTTGCTTGGCTGTCTGTTCGCAAACGCGCAGAGAAAAGAAACAAGCCTTTATATCCCTCTGATCGATTCCCCCGAAGTAGCACAACTGAAAGTCGTATTGGTGGAGCTTGCCATGCAGAACCCCGCGCTGAAAGTACACGATGCAAAACTGAAAGTGAATAAGTACGAGACGAACAAAGCAAAAGCAGGATGGCTCAACATGTTACAGGCATCCGGTAACCTCAACGAGTACACACTGAAGAACAACAGTAACAACGCCACCTTCTTTCCGAGGTACAACTTCTCACTGACGGTGCCTATCGGCAATCTGATCACCATCCCTAATGATGTAAAGATCGCGAAGGCAGAAAAGAAAGTGATCATCGCTATGAAGGAGGAAGAACAGCTGAAAATAAAAGCAGACGTATTGAATGCATACGAACTGTACGCTGCCAACAAAAAAATGATGGAGCTGGAAGTACCGCTGCTGGAAGACGTGTACAATCACTACAAACAGACGGAAGAAAAATTCTCCAGCGGAGATAAAGATGTATCCGTAGAAACACTGAACATCGCTTACAGAAGCTATAATGAGGAAATGGTGAGAAAAGTGATGCTGGAAAGAGATATCAGACAGGCTAAAATCGAACTGGAAAGACTGATCGGTGTAAGCTTTGAAGAAGCTGTATTACAGTCACAGGCACGCACCATGAGTAAATAA
- a CDS encoding O-antigen ligase family protein produces MYSQQAKRNTVIYLFILLWVIAVPAIAYISSMDAKFSIALFGAIIGLGFAVVSAINFRLGYYFYIVVSFIIHVPERMAKTTMPVGVVMDLFLLLVLAGAIFDKKNKEKSNVEFFKDPLLLVLYVYTAYMLIQCFNPNMFSIQGWFIFIRVYIRNFIFLFITLKVLNGWNDIYKFFKFWLALTTAAALYGCLQQAVGLLPFERAYIAMNPDKFKTVMIQGRARIFSFMADPAAFGVLMACSTIICIVLLTAKQAVIGIPKKLILIFMIIVHLLALGYSGTRTAYVMLPVGLLLFFLVNLHNRNTLIAAALFTFGMLALLFGPFYSNPTIIRFRTAFMGSQDESLNLRDVNRHGIQPYMYSHPIGGGVMTVGNDGVTYNPGHRLAGLQPDSGYLRAVLELGWIGLIIVCLYTYMGVHYAVKNYFREEHELNKLLLIGIAAVLYAILVAQYAQEAAGLVESSIFLNAILGISIKVKYNLSKSK; encoded by the coding sequence ATGTACAGTCAGCAGGCTAAAAGAAATACCGTAATATACCTGTTCATCCTGTTATGGGTGATCGCCGTACCGGCTATTGCCTATATCTCCTCCATGGATGCGAAATTCAGCATTGCGCTGTTTGGCGCCATCATTGGTTTGGGCTTTGCAGTAGTAAGTGCGATCAATTTCCGTCTCGGTTATTATTTCTATATCGTCGTCTCCTTTATCATACACGTACCGGAAAGAATGGCTAAAACGACTATGCCGGTGGGCGTGGTAATGGACCTCTTCCTGTTGCTGGTATTGGCGGGCGCTATCTTCGATAAAAAGAATAAAGAGAAATCAAACGTAGAGTTTTTCAAGGATCCGCTCTTATTGGTACTATACGTGTATACCGCGTATATGCTGATACAGTGCTTCAATCCGAACATGTTCTCCATCCAGGGCTGGTTCATCTTTATCAGGGTATACATCCGAAATTTCATCTTCCTGTTCATTACACTGAAAGTATTGAATGGCTGGAATGATATCTATAAGTTCTTTAAATTCTGGCTGGCGCTGACAACAGCCGCCGCACTGTATGGCTGTCTGCAACAGGCAGTAGGGCTACTACCCTTCGAAAGAGCCTATATCGCGATGAACCCTGACAAGTTCAAAACGGTGATGATTCAGGGCCGTGCAAGGATATTTTCCTTTATGGCTGATCCTGCAGCTTTCGGTGTACTGATGGCCTGTAGTACCATAATCTGTATTGTATTGCTGACCGCTAAACAGGCCGTTATCGGTATCCCTAAAAAGCTGATCCTGATTTTCATGATCATTGTACACCTGCTGGCACTGGGATATTCCGGTACACGTACCGCCTATGTGATGCTGCCTGTCGGATTACTGCTTTTCTTCCTGGTAAACCTGCACAACAGGAATACCCTGATCGCAGCCGCCCTCTTCACATTCGGTATGCTGGCACTGCTGTTCGGACCGTTCTACAGCAACCCGACCATCATCCGCTTCCGTACGGCCTTCATGGGTAGTCAGGACGAATCACTGAACCTTCGTGATGTGAACAGACACGGGATACAGCCTTATATGTACTCCCACCCTATTGGTGGAGGTGTGATGACTGTAGGTAATGATGGTGTTACTTATAACCCCGGACACCGTCTTGCGGGATTACAGCCGGACAGTGGTTATCTGCGAGCGGTACTCGAACTGGGATGGATAGGATTAATCATCGTGTGTCTCTATACATATATGGGTGTCCACTATGCCGTGAAGAATTACTTCAGGGAGGAACATGAACTCAATAAGCTATTGTTAATAGGCATCGCTGCGGTACTGTATGCTATCCTTGTTGCGCAATATGCGCAGGAAGCAGCCGGCCTGGTTGAATCCTCAATATTTCTCAATGCCATTCTCGGCATATCAATTAAAGTAAAGTATAATCTTTCAAAATCTAAATAA